GGCGCGTCTATTCATTTGGATATCCCCTCAAGGTTGTATTCATGAATTGAACAAACATTTTCTATTCATCTGACCCATGCCGTGTTTGTCAGTTTTCCCTACTATACCGCTCATTTTTCGGATACCGTCAATACAGCAAAGGAGGGGAAAGGGTCGGAAGCTTTTTTTTAAAATACAAGTGAGAGAGAAAAAATAAATAGTGGAGGGATGTAATTTAGGAAGGTGGATCAGGTCAGATCCCAATCGAAAAGAGATTCGGATTTTCTCCAAAATGTTGCAAAGCTTTTGCGGTGACTTGTCGGCCTCGGGCTGTTCGGTCCAGATATCCAGATTGAAGCAGAAAAGGTTCGTATACATCTTCTAGTGTGGATTTTTCTTCCTGGACTGCTGCGGCTAGGGCGTCGATGCCAACGGGTCCCCCCCGAAACTTTCTGATTATGGTCAAGAGTATTTTGCGGTCCATTTCATCAAATCCTGCCTGATCGACTCCTAACCATTGTAAGGCTTCCTGTGCGACCGATCTCGTGATCCGTCCTTGGGCTTTAACTTCTGCAAAGTCACGCACACGTTTGATTAACCTATTAGCAATTCGGGGAGTCCCGCGAGCCCGGCCGGCAATTTCTCCTGCTCCTTCATCCTCAATGCGGACTCCGAGTAATCTAGCAGAGCGGGAAATGATGACCTTCAAGTCTTCAGGCAGATAAAAATCCAATCGATAAACAAGCCCAAAGCGCTCTCGCAGCGGAGAGGTGAGGGAGCCTGCACGTGTCGTGGCCCCAATGAGCGTAAAAGGCGGGAGATCTAATTTCATGGTGCGCAAGGAAGAGCCCTGTCCAATCACTAAATCAATTTGGTAATCCTCCATGGCGGGATACAATACCTCTTCGGCTGCGGGGGGCAAACGGTGAATTTCATCGATAAATAGAACATCCCGTGGCTGAAGATTTGCCAAAATGGCGGCTAGGTCGCCCGCGTGGGTAAGTACCAGCCCGGAGGTGGAGCGAATTGTGCCCCCCATTTCTTTGGCGATTATATGAGCGATGGTGGTTTTACCTAATCCGGGAGGCCCATAAAAAATGGCGTGGTCTAAGGCTTCTCCTCTACCAGTTGCCGCGTCAATGCAAACCCGAAGCGATTCTTTCATCCGCTCCTGGCCGATATACTCCGTTAAGCGTTGAGGTCTCAGAGTCCCCTCAAGGCTTTGTTCTTCTTCTATGAGGTGAGTGGTAAGAAGCCGGTCGTCCATATATGGAATCTGTCTAAACCGAACTGTATGAAGAACTGCATTCTTGGCGATGTTGGGAAAATAGAAGAGGGAGGAGAAATTCCTCTTTGGGGAAATGACTCAAAAAACTGAAAGCAGACTGGCAAGTGAGATCAATAAAGCTGTTGCTACAAACAGGTTTCCTAGAATCCTGAAAATAGATCCTGGCAGCCAAGACAGAATTCCACATTTACCTGCCGTTCGAGAAAATTCACGAGAAACCCTTGCTTTTCATATAAGAGTTTGGCACCCATCAGTGTTTCATTGGGGAAATCCTCTGGTCCCAGCAGATCGCGAATTTCTTTTGTGGATTTGGCCCCGAGGATGTGTCGGAAGATGCCACGGACTTTATGGGCAAAGCGATTATTTATAAATATGAGATCCACTTTCCCGTCTGTGATACGGACTCCTGCCATGGCACCAGTTGGATTTTCTTTGTCCCACAATAAAATAAATGTGCCCTCTTGCTCTGCCCGAACACCGGAAATTCTTGCTTCGACAAGGGCCTCCACGGCAGTGGCTTCAGGGTCCCCTAATTTCACTCGATAGAGTGAAATTTCTGCAGCATTTATTTCCTTCGCCTCTTCAATGCTGTTGCGAGTAAGTTCGTATTTGGCCGCCCATCCTGGTGGAGAAATTGACAAAAGACTCGTCAGAATAATAGTGGCAGTCAAGATACATGCTGCTTTCAAATTCTTCATGAAATTCCTCATCAATAAGGGGAATGAAAATAAGCTTGGGGAAAAAAGGATACGATTCCGTCTATTCAAAATAGATCCATGAAAACTGCAAGATTGTATCCGACCTTTTGTGTGAGGGTCAATTCCATTGGTCAAAGAGAAGCCACAGTCAAGGGGATTCGTATGATATACTCGGCTTCCATGAACAACTCTATCGTGATTAGGGGCGCTCGACAACATAATCTCAAGAATCTCGACCTGGAGATACCTCGGGATCAGTTAGTGGTCATTACAGGCTTAAGCGGATCAGGTAAGTCATCTTTGGCTTTTGATACGATTTATGCCGAAGGACAGCGTCGGTATGTCGAATCACTCTCCGCCTATGCCAGGCAATTCCTTGACCAAATGACGAAACCGGACGTGGATTCCATTGAGGGGCTTTCGCCTGCCATTTCCATCGAACAAAAGACGACGAGTCACAATCCGCGGTCCACGGTGGGGACAGTCACGGAGATCTACGATTATTTTCGTCTCTTATTTGCCAGAATCGGACAACCCTTTTGCTATCTTTGTGGGAATGCCATTGCGGCCCAAACGGTACAACAAATGGTGGATGCCATAATCGGGCTTCCTCTTGGCACCAAAATCCACATTTTGGCCCCCATTGTGCGAGGACGTAAAGGCGAATATCGCAAAGAATTATTGGCAGCTCGCAAAGCCGGATTTGTTCGGGCTCGTATTGATGGAGACATTCGGGATCTCGGGGAATCAATTAATTTACATAAACAACGAAAGCATACCATTGAAATTGTGGTTGATCGACTCATCGTCAAGCCAGAGACCGGGGTGACTCGGCGTTTGGCTGATTCGGTAGAAACGGCCCTCAAGATGGCGCAGGGTCTCGTTGGAGTGCTGACAGAAGATAATTCAGTCCGAGTCTATAGTGAACATCTGGCGTGTATTCAGTGTGGTGTCAGCTATACAGAAATTTCCCCAAGAATTTTTTCATTTAACAGCCCCCATGGTGCGTGTGATGGATGTGATGGAATTGGGTATGAAGCTTCCAGTCATTCTGAATGGGAGGAATGGACTTTCGATACCCCCTGTGTGGTGTGTGGCGGAGGTCGACTGAAGAAGGAAAGTCTTGCCATAAAAATTGGGGGGAAGTCTATTGCTGAGGTAACCCATCTGTCTGTGGGGAATATCTTGGCATTTATGGATGCGTTAATTCTCACCGATCGCGAACAGATGATTGGGCAGCGGGTGCTGAAAGAGATTCGTGAGAGGCTGGAGTTCTTGCTCAACGTCGGATTGGGCTATCTCACCCTGGATCGTCCTTCTGCCACTTTGTCTGGAGGGGAGGGTCAACGGATTCGATTAGCCACGCAAATCGGATCGGGATTGGTGGGCGTGCTGTATATCCTGGATGAACCCAGTATCGGGTTGCATCAGCGCGATCACCGACGGTTACTCCAAACATTGTTACGATTGCGAGATATGGGGAATTCCGTGGTGGTGGTTGAGCACGATGCCGAGACCATGCGTGCTGCCGACTATATATTGGATTTAGGGCCGGGAGCCGGCGTGGAAGGTGGGCAATTAGTTGCCCATGGTCCTCCCTCGGTGGTGATGGCTCATCCAGGCTCGCTGACCGGGCAATATCTCAATGGGAGCCGT
The window above is part of the Nitrospiraceae bacterium genome. Proteins encoded here:
- the ruvB gene encoding Holliday junction branch migration DNA helicase RuvB, whose product is MDDRLLTTHLIEEEQSLEGTLRPQRLTEYIGQERMKESLRVCIDAATGRGEALDHAIFYGPPGLGKTTIAHIIAKEMGGTIRSTSGLVLTHAGDLAAILANLQPRDVLFIDEIHRLPPAAEEVLYPAMEDYQIDLVIGQGSSLRTMKLDLPPFTLIGATTRAGSLTSPLRERFGLVYRLDFYLPEDLKVIISRSARLLGVRIEDEGAGEIAGRARGTPRIANRLIKRVRDFAEVKAQGRITRSVAQEALQWLGVDQAGFDEMDRKILLTIIRKFRGGPVGIDALAAAVQEEKSTLEDVYEPFLLQSGYLDRTARGRQVTAKALQHFGENPNLFSIGI
- the uvrA gene encoding excinuclease ABC subunit UvrA, translated to MNNSIVIRGARQHNLKNLDLEIPRDQLVVITGLSGSGKSSLAFDTIYAEGQRRYVESLSAYARQFLDQMTKPDVDSIEGLSPAISIEQKTTSHNPRSTVGTVTEIYDYFRLLFARIGQPFCYLCGNAIAAQTVQQMVDAIIGLPLGTKIHILAPIVRGRKGEYRKELLAARKAGFVRARIDGDIRDLGESINLHKQRKHTIEIVVDRLIVKPETGVTRRLADSVETALKMAQGLVGVLTEDNSVRVYSEHLACIQCGVSYTEISPRIFSFNSPHGACDGCDGIGYEASSHSEWEEWTFDTPCVVCGGGRLKKESLAIKIGGKSIAEVTHLSVGNILAFMDALILTDREQMIGQRVLKEIRERLEFLLNVGLGYLTLDRPSATLSGGEGQRIRLATQIGSGLVGVLYILDEPSIGLHQRDHRRLLQTLLRLRDMGNSVVVVEHDAETMRAADYILDLGPGAGVEGGQLVAHGPPSVVMAHPGSLTGQYLNGSRRVSLTQRARVAKGFLTVVGAKKHNLQHVTVNFPLGLLTCVTGVSGSGKSTLVVDVLFRSLEQGFSRKKPVFEGCRDIRGLEQLDKLIDIDQSPIGRTPRSNPATYIGLFSFIRDLFAQLPESRVRGYKPGRYSFNVKGGRCEACQGDGLIKIEMHFLPDIYVTCEACNGQRYNRETLDVTYRGRTIAEVLNMTVAEALEFFVNIPPLRTRLQTLSNVGLHYIKLGQSATTLSGGEAQRVKLSKELSKRSTGRTLYILDEPTTGLHFVDIQRLLDVLDRLVENGNTVLVIEHNMDVIQNADWVIDLGPEGGDQGGCVVAEGTPQSVMKVKASWTGQALLEDVKNRPS